From Vreelandella neptunia, the proteins below share one genomic window:
- a CDS encoding universal stress protein, producing the protein MPRTILFATDLSADNRAAFARALRLAYAQGVQLDVLHVLDPYLPRRVLLDVESAVVEDITTMLTDLREDYALEAPKTLIQTVTGSPHVEIVREAHERNAELIVLGMHRKRGQKDLLAGTTAMRVLRSAPCPVVVSSHQPTQPWQHILVPIDFSLTARHTLKEALIRFPEATLTLLHAWTLPGERELGSQAYYAHWREQEVQRLREQLNNEVESLMRELDGVPDVELVLEQGAPCDVLQAYMKRHTPDLVMIGSRGQPHHASQLTEMLLCEPHCDLMLCRAW; encoded by the coding sequence ATGCCTCGCACCATTCTGTTTGCCACCGATCTTTCCGCTGATAATCGTGCCGCTTTTGCTCGGGCGTTGCGTTTGGCCTATGCCCAGGGTGTTCAGTTAGACGTGCTGCACGTGTTGGATCCTTACCTACCCAGGCGTGTGCTGTTGGATGTCGAGAGCGCGGTAGTGGAAGACATCACCACCATGTTGACGGATCTACGCGAAGACTACGCCCTAGAGGCGCCGAAAACGCTTATCCAGACCGTGACCGGCTCGCCTCACGTTGAAATCGTCCGCGAAGCTCATGAACGCAACGCTGAGCTGATTGTGCTGGGCATGCATCGCAAGCGTGGGCAAAAAGACCTGCTTGCGGGTACCACGGCAATGCGCGTGCTGCGCAGCGCACCATGCCCTGTGGTGGTCTCTTCTCACCAGCCGACCCAGCCCTGGCAGCATATTCTGGTACCTATCGATTTTTCGCTGACGGCGCGGCATACCTTGAAAGAGGCGCTGATTCGCTTCCCTGAAGCCACGCTGACCTTGCTGCACGCCTGGACGCTACCCGGCGAGCGTGAGTTGGGTTCGCAGGCCTATTACGCCCACTGGCGTGAACAAGAAGTGCAGCGCCTGCGCGAGCAGTTGAACAATGAAGTCGAGAGCCTGATGCGCGAGTTAGATGGGGTGCCCGATGTGGAGCTGGTGTTAGAGCAAGGCGCGCCCTGCGATGTGCTACAAGCATATATGAAGCGCCACACGCCCGATCTCGTGATGATCGGCAGTCGCGGTCAGCCCCACCACGCCAGCCAGCTAACCGAGATGCTGCTGTGTGAACCGCACTGCGATTTAATGCTCTGCCGTGCCTGGTAA
- a CDS encoding TIGR02444 family protein, whose product MRDSITLDSTRLQRLQQTPLWDFALALYAEPGVEAACLTLQEKAGLDVCEVLFHCWLYSCGLEAMPKAVARQREQRRLWQCHVTEILRGLRRDLKASAAESESIAALRETIKRAELMAERENLQRWQAWVWEASGEEQRVANVAEMSLDAAKWLRNQLFSTQNDQCSGGGLEEQNIWLPTLQTLTCPLDPHQVPR is encoded by the coding sequence ATGCGAGATTCTATTACGCTTGATTCTACCCGATTGCAGCGCCTACAGCAGACACCCTTGTGGGATTTTGCACTGGCGCTCTACGCCGAGCCCGGCGTTGAGGCGGCCTGCCTGACGCTGCAAGAGAAAGCCGGACTGGATGTTTGCGAAGTGCTGTTTCACTGCTGGCTCTACTCCTGTGGCTTGGAAGCCATGCCTAAAGCGGTTGCTCGCCAGCGTGAGCAGCGACGTCTTTGGCAGTGCCATGTGACGGAGATATTGCGCGGGTTACGGCGTGATTTAAAAGCCTCTGCGGCGGAAAGCGAGTCCATAGCGGCGCTGCGCGAGACTATTAAACGGGCGGAGTTGATGGCTGAGCGTGAGAACCTTCAACGTTGGCAAGCGTGGGTATGGGAAGCTTCCGGAGAAGAGCAACGTGTGGCGAACGTTGCCGAAATGTCGTTAGATGCGGCTAAGTGGTTGCGAAATCAGCTGTTTTCTACCCAAAATGATCAGTGCTCTGGCGGCGGTTTGGAAGAGCAGAATATATGGCTCCCTACGCTACAAACGCTTACTTGCCCGCTTGACCCTCACCAAGTACCGCGCTAG
- a CDS encoding ATP-binding cassette domain-containing protein, giving the protein MIALRQVALQRGTQTLLDNADVTLNNGVKAGIIGANGAGKSSLFKLLLGELAPDQGEVEMSGGQRIAHMAQEVDALDRPIIEYVLDGDLALRQAEADLLAAREAGEAHREAELHGLIETLDGYRAESRAAQLLVGLGFVQTDLARPLSAFSGGWRMRVNLARTLFMPSDLLLLDEPTNHLDLDALLWLEQWLTRYPGTLLLISHDRDFLDAVCDHIVHMHHQTLDLYRGNYSQFERTRAEKLALQQAEAAKQQARREEIERFIARFKAKATKAKQAQSRVKMLERMEDIAVAHVDSPFHFTLPAADKTSHPLLVLDQAQLGYRGKKGDGSDDNIQLDKVNVTLLPGSRIGLLGPNGAGKSTLIKSLTGELELLNGKRVPGEHLAIGYFAQHQLESLDVSSTPFVHVQRLSPTASDQEIRNFLGGFGFKGDDAFGKVANYSGGEKARLALALVAWQKPNLLLLDEPTNHLDLEMREALTQALASFEGTVILVSHDRHLLRATVDEFWRVADHRVEPFDGDLEDYRVWLKARLEESRRDSRGEKAERQNQQPSGDSREARKASRKAAAELREKLRPLKKQRDQAEKAMEKAQQELDKVEQVLADPELYTDSSRKAELTKTLGQQAEIKARLDESERQWLSAEEALEAMEAELLASEETAS; this is encoded by the coding sequence ATGATCGCACTGCGCCAAGTCGCCCTGCAACGCGGCACGCAAACGCTACTCGACAACGCGGACGTTACCCTTAATAACGGGGTAAAGGCCGGGATTATCGGGGCAAACGGCGCCGGTAAATCGAGCCTATTCAAACTCCTGCTCGGCGAACTTGCGCCCGACCAGGGCGAGGTAGAGATGAGCGGCGGCCAGCGCATTGCGCATATGGCTCAGGAAGTTGACGCCCTCGACCGCCCGATTATTGAGTATGTACTCGATGGCGACTTGGCGCTACGCCAAGCAGAAGCTGACCTACTGGCCGCCCGTGAAGCAGGGGAAGCCCACCGCGAAGCCGAGCTGCACGGCTTGATTGAAACCCTGGATGGCTACCGCGCCGAGTCGCGAGCGGCGCAGCTACTGGTGGGGTTGGGCTTCGTCCAGACTGACCTCGCCCGCCCGCTCTCGGCGTTTTCCGGCGGTTGGCGGATGCGGGTCAACCTTGCTCGTACGCTGTTTATGCCTTCCGATCTACTGCTGCTGGATGAGCCGACCAACCACCTGGATCTAGACGCCCTGCTGTGGCTGGAACAGTGGCTGACCCGCTACCCGGGCACACTGCTGCTGATTTCCCACGACCGCGACTTTTTAGATGCCGTATGTGACCACATCGTGCATATGCACCATCAGACCCTGGATCTTTACCGCGGCAATTACTCTCAGTTTGAGCGTACCCGCGCCGAAAAGCTTGCTCTGCAACAGGCTGAAGCAGCCAAGCAGCAAGCCCGCCGGGAAGAAATCGAGCGTTTTATCGCCCGCTTTAAAGCCAAGGCGACCAAGGCCAAGCAGGCACAAAGCCGGGTAAAAATGCTCGAGCGCATGGAAGATATCGCCGTCGCCCATGTGGATTCGCCCTTCCACTTTACGCTACCCGCCGCCGATAAAACCTCGCACCCACTGCTGGTGCTGGATCAGGCCCAGCTCGGCTATCGCGGTAAAAAGGGCGACGGCAGTGACGACAACATCCAACTGGACAAGGTCAACGTCACCCTGCTGCCCGGTAGCCGCATTGGCCTGTTAGGCCCCAACGGGGCGGGTAAGTCGACGCTAATTAAATCGCTCACCGGCGAGCTTGAGTTACTTAACGGCAAGCGCGTGCCCGGCGAACATTTGGCGATTGGCTACTTTGCTCAGCATCAGCTTGAGAGCCTGGATGTTTCATCGACGCCCTTTGTGCATGTCCAGCGCCTCTCTCCCACCGCCAGCGATCAGGAAATTCGCAACTTCCTGGGTGGCTTTGGCTTTAAGGGCGACGACGCCTTCGGCAAGGTCGCCAACTACTCCGGTGGTGAAAAAGCCCGCCTGGCACTGGCCCTCGTCGCTTGGCAGAAACCCAACCTGCTACTGCTCGATGAGCCCACCAACCACCTGGACTTAGAGATGCGCGAGGCGCTGACTCAGGCACTGGCAAGCTTCGAAGGCACGGTTATTCTGGTCTCCCACGATCGTCACTTGCTGCGCGCCACGGTCGATGAGTTCTGGCGGGTGGCAGATCACCGTGTCGAGCCCTTCGATGGAGATTTGGAAGATTACCGGGTTTGGCTTAAAGCGCGCCTAGAAGAGAGCCGCCGGGACTCCCGTGGAGAAAAAGCCGAGCGCCAGAACCAGCAGCCTAGCGGCGACAGCCGCGAAGCGCGCAAAGCATCCCGCAAAGCGGCTGCCGAGCTGCGTGAGAAGCTGCGCCCACTGAAAAAGCAGCGCGATCAGGCAGAAAAAGCCATGGAGAAGGCCCAGCAGGAACTCGATAAGGTAGAACAAGTGCTGGCAGATCCAGAACTCTACACCGACAGCAGCCGCAAAGCCGAACTAACCAAGACACTTGGTCAGCAAGCGGAGATTAAAGCGCGCCTGGATGAGTCAGAAAGGCAGTGGCTGAGCGCCGAAGAGGCGCTGGAGGCAATGGAAGCAGAACTGCTCGCCAGCGAAGAGACGGCTAGCTAG
- a CDS encoding TRAP transporter large permease: MTTIMVSTMIALLLLGFPMMIPLITAAVIGFYMMFNGFGQMDTLIQQMMAGIRPASLIAVPMFILAADIMTRGQSANRLIDMVMAFIGHIKGGLAVSTAASCTLFGAVSGSTQATVVAVGSPLRPKMLKAGYSDSFTLALIINASDIAFLIPPSIGMIIYGVISGTSIGELFIAGIGPGLMILCMFSIYCIIYAIVKDVPTEAKSSWKERAVAVRQALWPLGFPVIIVGGIYGGIFSPTEAAAACVLYAILLEFVVFRSLKMNDIYAIAKSTGLITAVVFILVAVGNGFSWIISFAQIPQMILEAVGVNEAGPTGVLIAICISFFVACMFVDPIVVILVLTPIFAPAIAATGLDPVLVGILITLQVAIGSATPPFGCDIFTAIAIFKRPYWDVIKGTPPFIFMLILAAALLIMFPQIALFLRDVAFR; encoded by the coding sequence ATGACGACAATAATGGTCTCCACTATGATTGCCCTGCTGCTGCTGGGCTTTCCAATGATGATTCCGCTGATTACCGCTGCGGTAATCGGCTTCTATATGATGTTTAACGGCTTCGGCCAGATGGATACACTGATCCAGCAAATGATGGCGGGTATACGCCCAGCCTCACTGATTGCGGTTCCTATGTTTATCCTTGCCGCTGACATCATGACCCGCGGGCAGTCTGCTAACCGATTGATTGATATGGTGATGGCGTTTATCGGCCATATTAAAGGCGGCTTGGCGGTGAGCACTGCGGCATCTTGTACACTGTTTGGCGCCGTATCTGGCTCTACTCAGGCGACCGTGGTTGCCGTTGGTTCACCGCTGCGTCCGAAAATGCTTAAAGCGGGCTACTCGGACTCTTTCACGCTGGCGCTGATCATCAATGCCAGCGATATAGCGTTCTTGATACCGCCCAGTATCGGCATGATTATTTATGGCGTTATCTCGGGCACCTCTATCGGCGAGCTATTTATTGCTGGGATTGGCCCAGGGCTAATGATCCTGTGCATGTTCTCGATTTATTGCATTATCTACGCCATCGTGAAAGACGTACCTACTGAAGCAAAATCTAGCTGGAAAGAGCGTGCAGTCGCGGTTCGGCAGGCTCTTTGGCCGCTCGGCTTTCCGGTCATTATCGTTGGTGGCATTTATGGCGGTATCTTCAGCCCGACGGAAGCCGCTGCAGCCTGTGTACTGTATGCCATTTTGCTTGAGTTTGTGGTCTTCCGTTCGCTTAAGATGAACGACATTTATGCCATCGCCAAATCTACCGGCTTGATTACCGCCGTGGTATTTATCCTAGTCGCGGTGGGTAATGGCTTCTCGTGGATTATCTCGTTTGCCCAGATCCCCCAAATGATTCTGGAGGCAGTGGGTGTCAATGAAGCTGGCCCAACGGGCGTATTGATTGCCATCTGTATCTCCTTCTTTGTGGCCTGTATGTTTGTTGATCCAATTGTGGTCATTCTGGTGCTAACGCCCATCTTCGCGCCCGCCATTGCGGCGACGGGCCTGGATCCTGTGCTGGTAGGTATTTTGATTACCCTGCAGGTAGCGATAGGCTCGGCAACCCCGCCCTTTGGGTGTGATATTTTCACGGCTATTGCGATTTTCAAGCGCCCCTATTGGGACGTGATCAAAGGCACTCCACCGTTTATTTTCATGCTGATTTTAGCGGCCGCTCTGCTGATCATGTTTCCGCAAATTGCGCTGTTCCTGCGTGATGTTGCCTTCCGCTAA
- a CDS encoding chalcone isomerase family protein — MSICLLGARRAIQWSLLLAGLSLTPWAMANNVTEKGEVFERTVEEHGQRYSLIGSGVFRYMIWTAYAGAYYQAGESEPQPLSDVPRRLELAYFHAIDAPDFSEATTESLQKSLTAYEYSQLEVDITAFNRSYQDVEPQDRYVLSWDGDTLRLALNGDTLYEGGNAELASAMFGIWLGERPLGEDFRDALLGKN, encoded by the coding sequence ATGTCTATATGCTTATTAGGGGCTAGGCGCGCCATACAATGGTCACTGCTGTTAGCTGGCCTATCACTAACGCCTTGGGCGATGGCCAACAATGTGACGGAAAAAGGCGAAGTGTTTGAGCGCACAGTAGAGGAGCACGGCCAGCGCTATAGTCTTATCGGTAGCGGCGTGTTTCGCTACATGATCTGGACGGCCTATGCGGGCGCCTACTACCAGGCAGGCGAATCCGAGCCACAGCCGTTGAGTGACGTTCCAAGGCGCTTGGAGCTTGCTTATTTCCATGCCATCGACGCCCCTGACTTCTCTGAAGCCACCACAGAAAGCCTTCAGAAGAGCCTCACCGCTTATGAGTATTCGCAGTTAGAGGTAGATATTACCGCCTTTAATCGAAGCTACCAGGACGTCGAGCCGCAAGATCGCTATGTGCTGAGTTGGGACGGTGACACGCTGCGCCTGGCACTGAACGGCGACACGCTATATGAGGGTGGTAACGCAGAGCTGGCGAGCGCCATGTTCGGTATCTGGCTGGGCGAGCGGCCTTTGGGTGAAGATTTTCGCGATGCGCTGCTGGGGAAAAATTAA
- the dctP gene encoding TRAP transporter substrate-binding protein DctP, translating into MKASKSVSTRSVTTKLLTTASVGALLFGLSAAAQADNWRYAHEEYEGDVQDVFAYAFKEYIEENSDHTVQVYRFGELGESDDIMEQTQNGILQFVNQSPGFTGALIPEAQIFFIPYLLPTDEETVLEFFDESKAINEMFPELYAEQGLELLKMYPEGEMVITTNEPFSSPEELDNKKIRTMTNPLLTETYDAFGATPTPLPWGEVYGGLQTGIIDGQENPIFWIESGGLYEVSPHLTFTGHGWFTTAMMANQDFYEGLSEEDQELVQEASEAAYDHTIEHIKGLAEESLAKIQEASDEVTVTRLDEEQIQAFRDRAPQVEEAFLEMTGEDGEELLEQFKADLEAVTNE; encoded by the coding sequence ATGAAGGCAAGCAAATCCGTTTCTACTCGTTCTGTAACGACAAAGTTATTGACCACGGCCAGTGTAGGTGCACTGCTGTTTGGTCTCAGCGCCGCTGCTCAAGCAGATAACTGGCGCTACGCTCACGAAGAGTATGAAGGCGACGTTCAAGACGTCTTTGCCTACGCTTTTAAAGAGTATATTGAAGAGAACTCAGACCACACTGTACAAGTTTACCGCTTTGGTGAGCTGGGTGAGTCTGATGACATCATGGAGCAGACCCAGAACGGTATTCTGCAGTTTGTAAACCAGTCGCCCGGTTTTACCGGGGCGCTTATTCCGGAAGCGCAAATTTTCTTCATTCCTTACTTGCTGCCGACTGACGAAGAAACCGTCCTGGAGTTCTTCGACGAAAGTAAGGCCATCAACGAGATGTTCCCTGAGCTTTACGCCGAGCAAGGCCTAGAGCTGCTGAAGATGTATCCTGAAGGCGAAATGGTTATTACAACCAATGAGCCGTTCTCATCGCCGGAGGAGCTGGATAACAAAAAAATTCGTACCATGACCAACCCGCTCCTGACAGAGACCTATGACGCCTTTGGTGCGACGCCAACCCCGCTGCCTTGGGGTGAAGTCTATGGTGGTCTGCAGACCGGCATTATCGATGGTCAAGAGAACCCGATTTTCTGGATCGAGTCTGGCGGTTTGTACGAAGTGTCTCCGCACCTGACCTTTACCGGCCACGGCTGGTTCACTACTGCGATGATGGCCAACCAGGACTTCTATGAAGGTTTGTCTGAAGAAGATCAAGAGCTAGTACAGGAAGCCTCTGAAGCCGCTTATGACCACACTATTGAACATATCAAAGGCCTAGCTGAAGAGTCACTAGCGAAAATTCAGGAAGCCTCTGATGAAGTGACGGTGACACGTCTTGACGAAGAGCAAATTCAAGCTTTCCGTGATCGTGCCCCGCAGGTTGAAGAAGCCTTCCTGGAAATGACCGGTGAGGATGGTGAAGAGCTACTCGAGCAGTTTAAAGCTGACCTTGAAGCCGTAACCAACGAGTAA
- a CDS encoding TRAP transporter small permease: MTDEEMEKSYRSGLPGVLGVIDTAISKIEAVILAMGVLLMALNTVTNVVARFVFGNSIMFSGELNRILIIMITFAGIGYAARHGRHIRMSAIYDALPVGGRRVLMICIALFTSLVMFFLLYYSVVYIVDLHSKGRVLPSMGLPIWIIYLWVPMGFLITGIQYLLTAVKNFTSHDVYLSTGVVDGYKDTETEV, translated from the coding sequence ATGACCGATGAAGAGATGGAAAAGAGTTACCGCTCCGGCTTGCCGGGGGTACTAGGCGTGATCGACACTGCAATTAGCAAAATAGAAGCCGTGATTCTCGCGATGGGTGTTTTGCTAATGGCGCTGAATACGGTCACCAACGTGGTTGCCCGCTTTGTATTTGGCAATAGCATCATGTTTTCCGGTGAGCTAAACCGCATTTTAATCATCATGATTACCTTTGCGGGTATTGGTTATGCCGCGCGCCACGGCCGTCATATTCGCATGTCGGCTATCTACGATGCGCTACCGGTAGGTGGGCGCAGAGTGCTAATGATCTGCATCGCGCTGTTCACATCGCTTGTGATGTTTTTCCTGCTCTATTATTCGGTGGTTTATATTGTTGATCTGCATAGCAAAGGCAGGGTGTTGCCCTCCATGGGCTTGCCGATCTGGATTATCTACCTATGGGTGCCGATGGGCTTTTTGATTACCGGTATTCAATACCTGCTGACCGCCGTTAAAAACTTCACCTCTCACGACGTGTATCTCTCCACGGGTGTGGTGGATGGTTACAAAGACACCGAAACTGAAGTCTGA
- the dtd gene encoding D-aminoacyl-tRNA deacylase has protein sequence MKALIQRVKRASVEVEGNVVGSIDSGLLALIGVEKQDDGASVEKLLHKLLHYRVFSDADGKMNHNLQQVSGGLLLVSQFTLAADTRKGLRPSFSSAAPPAQGEALFNLLVTQARTAWPNVATGEFGADMQVALINDGPVTFLLES, from the coding sequence GTGAAGGCACTGATTCAGCGCGTGAAGCGCGCCAGCGTTGAGGTAGAGGGTAATGTCGTTGGCAGTATCGACAGTGGACTGCTGGCGCTGATAGGCGTGGAGAAGCAAGATGACGGGGCTAGCGTGGAAAAACTGCTGCACAAGCTCCTTCACTACCGGGTATTCAGCGACGCCGACGGCAAGATGAATCATAACCTGCAGCAGGTGAGCGGCGGCTTGCTGTTGGTCTCTCAGTTCACCCTGGCGGCGGATACCCGTAAGGGGCTGCGGCCCAGCTTCTCCAGCGCCGCTCCGCCAGCCCAGGGCGAAGCGCTATTCAACTTGCTGGTTACCCAGGCCCGCACTGCCTGGCCGAATGTCGCCACCGGTGAATTTGGCGCTGATATGCAGGTGGCGCTAATCAACGATGGCCCGGTAACGTTTTTGTTGGAAAGCTAG